A region from the Streptomyces sp. 3214.6 genome encodes:
- a CDS encoding PDZ domain-containing protein, translating to MEQTALRPKPMPGQEPGGGAGQDDRGRRPHAARRRGRRLTTLLLGLSAGTVLVLSGIGLGTVGATVIGMSRLAELQGQGMPGAGTAPGRGGPPVPSGASGASGASGAAESATASPRPAEATLGLEVVDAEKAGAKVVAVHIPGPGYTAGLVRGDVLLTFGSTRIDSATDLARAVDEARPGRAVKLTVRHASGGYQQLTAIPGVVT from the coding sequence ATGGAACAGACAGCGTTGCGTCCCAAGCCCATGCCGGGGCAGGAGCCGGGCGGCGGAGCCGGGCAGGACGACCGGGGCCGGCGTCCGCACGCCGCGCGCCGCCGCGGCCGACGGCTGACGACCCTGCTTCTCGGCCTGTCCGCCGGCACCGTCCTGGTCCTGTCCGGCATCGGACTCGGCACCGTGGGGGCGACCGTGATCGGCATGAGCAGACTGGCCGAACTGCAAGGGCAGGGCATGCCGGGCGCCGGGACCGCCCCGGGCCGCGGCGGCCCTCCCGTACCGTCCGGGGCGTCCGGGGCGTCGGGGGCTTCCGGGGCTGCCGAGTCGGCCACCGCCTCACCGCGCCCCGCCGAGGCCACGCTGGGGCTGGAGGTCGTGGACGCCGAGAAAGCGGGCGCCAAGGTCGTCGCCGTCCACATTCCCGGCCCCGGCTACACGGCGGGCCTGGTCCGCGGCGACGTCCTGCTGACCTTTGGCAGCACCAGGATCGACTCGGCGACCGACCTCGCCCGGGCGGTCGACGAAGCCCGGCCGGGCCGGGCGGTGAAACTGACCGTGCGCCACGCAAGCGGCGGCTACCAGCAGCTGACGGCGATCCCCGGCGTCGTCACCTGA
- the cyc2 gene encoding germacradienol/geosmin synthase Cyc2, giving the protein MTQPFELPHFYMPHPARLNPHVDQARAHSTQWARDMGMLEGSGIWEQADLEAHDYGLLCAYTHPDCDGPALSLITDWYVWVFFFDDHFLDMFKRTPDRAAGKAHLDRLPLFMPLDLSTPVPEPRNPVEAGLKDLWARTVPAMSEDWRRRFAVATEHLLNESMWELSNIDEGRIANPVEYIEMRRKVGGAPWSAGLVEYAAAEVPGAVAGSRPLRVLMETFSDAVHLRNDLFSYQREVEDEGENSNGVLVLEKFFGCTTQEAADTVNDILTSRLHQFEHTAFTEVPALALDKGLTPEEVLAVAAYAKGLQDWQSGGHEWHLRSSRYMNKGARSEAPWQRLTGPGTSAADVGALLASAAAERLRAYAHVPFQKVGPSLLPDFHMPFQVQLSPHLPACRPRLTAWMHRMGMLREGVWDEDKLVAYDLPLCSAGLDPDATPEALDLSAQWLAWGTYGDDYYPLVFGGRRDLAAARITTARLSACMPVDGAQTPLVPANGMERGLIDLWARTTADMTPDQRRTLRDAVDVMTESWVWELSNQLQNRVPDPVDYLEMRRATFGSDLTLSLCRMGQSPAVPSEVYRSGVVRALENAAADYACLTNDVFSYQKEIEYEGEMHNAILVVQNFFGCDYPTALGIVHDLMTQRMQQFEHIIAHDLPVLCDDFDLSSEAREAMGEYVADLRNWLSGILHWHREVDRYKSAYLARRTHGFLPDLAPAAPPAARLSIS; this is encoded by the coding sequence ATGACGCAACCGTTCGAACTCCCGCACTTCTACATGCCGCATCCCGCGCGCCTGAACCCGCACGTCGACCAGGCGCGCGCCCACTCGACGCAGTGGGCGCGCGACATGGGCATGCTGGAGGGGTCCGGTATCTGGGAGCAGGCCGACCTGGAGGCGCACGACTACGGCCTGCTCTGCGCCTACACCCACCCCGACTGTGACGGTCCCGCGCTGTCGTTGATCACCGACTGGTATGTGTGGGTGTTCTTCTTCGACGACCACTTCCTCGACATGTTCAAGCGCACTCCCGACCGCGCCGCCGGCAAGGCCCACCTGGACCGGCTGCCGCTGTTCATGCCGCTGGACCTGTCGACGCCCGTGCCCGAGCCGCGCAACCCGGTCGAGGCGGGACTGAAGGATCTGTGGGCGCGCACCGTGCCGGCCATGTCCGAGGACTGGCGCCGCCGGTTCGCCGTGGCGACGGAGCATCTGCTCAACGAGTCGATGTGGGAGCTGTCCAACATCGACGAGGGGCGGATCGCCAACCCTGTCGAGTACATCGAGATGCGCCGCAAGGTGGGCGGTGCTCCCTGGTCGGCGGGGCTCGTGGAGTACGCGGCCGCCGAAGTGCCCGGCGCCGTCGCCGGGTCGCGGCCGCTCAGGGTGCTGATGGAGACCTTCTCCGACGCCGTGCACCTGCGCAACGACCTGTTCTCCTACCAGCGCGAGGTCGAGGACGAGGGCGAGAACAGCAACGGGGTGCTCGTCCTGGAGAAGTTCTTCGGCTGCACCACCCAGGAGGCCGCCGACACCGTCAACGACATCCTCACCTCCCGCCTCCACCAGTTCGAGCACACCGCCTTCACCGAAGTGCCGGCGCTCGCCCTGGACAAGGGCCTCACGCCCGAGGAGGTCCTCGCGGTCGCCGCCTATGCCAAGGGATTGCAGGACTGGCAGTCGGGCGGTCATGAATGGCATCTGCGCTCCAGCCGCTACATGAACAAGGGCGCCAGGTCCGAGGCGCCCTGGCAGCGGCTGACCGGCCCCGGCACCTCCGCCGCCGACGTCGGCGCGTTGCTCGCCTCGGCCGCCGCCGAACGCCTGCGCGCGTACGCGCACGTGCCGTTCCAGAAGGTCGGCCCGTCCCTGCTGCCCGACTTCCACATGCCGTTCCAGGTCCAGCTCAGCCCGCATCTTCCGGCGTGCCGTCCGCGCCTGACCGCCTGGATGCACCGCATGGGCATGCTGCGGGAGGGTGTCTGGGACGAGGACAAACTCGTCGCCTACGACCTCCCCCTGTGCTCGGCCGGCCTCGACCCGGACGCCACCCCCGAAGCCCTCGACCTCAGCGCCCAGTGGCTCGCCTGGGGCACCTACGGCGACGACTACTACCCGCTGGTCTTCGGCGGCCGCCGCGACCTGGCCGCCGCCCGAATCACCACGGCCCGGCTGTCGGCCTGCATGCCAGTCGACGGCGCTCAGACGCCCCTCGTCCCCGCCAACGGCATGGAACGCGGCCTGATCGACCTGTGGGCGCGCACCACCGCCGACATGACCCCCGACCAGCGGCGCACCCTGCGCGACGCGGTCGACGTCATGACCGAGAGCTGGGTGTGGGAGCTGTCAAACCAGCTCCAGAACCGCGTCCCCGACCCCGTCGACTACCTGGAGATGCGCCGCGCCACCTTCGGCTCCGACCTCACCCTGAGCCTGTGCCGGATGGGCCAGAGCCCCGCAGTCCCGTCGGAGGTCTACCGCAGCGGCGTCGTGCGCGCGCTGGAGAACGCCGCCGCGGACTACGCATGCCTCACCAACGACGTCTTCTCGTACCAGAAGGAGATCGAGTACGAGGGCGAGATGCACAACGCGATCCTCGTCGTGCAGAACTTCTTCGGCTGCGACTACCCGACCGCGCTGGGCATCGTGCACGACCTGATGACGCAGCGCATGCAGCAGTTCGAGCACATCATCGCGCACGACCTGCCCGTCCTCTGCGACGACTTCGACCTCTCGTCCGAGGCCCGCGAGGCCATGGGGGAGTACGTCGCCGACCTGCGGAACTGGCTGTCGGGGATCCTGCACTGGCACCGCGAGGTCGACCGCTACAAGTCCGCGTACCTGGCCCGCCGCACGCACGGTTTCCTGCCGGACCTCGCGCCGGCCGCGCCACCCGCTGCACGCCTGTCGATCTCCTGA
- a CDS encoding damage-control phosphatase ARMT1 family protein yields the protein MPDIPAPPVILGNEPASFPHSVLAERHPAIIRQVRDAFPYGPEVHQGLDALLASCTKGVIEPLPDDAHDRDRWRTWGLDAYVGRSWFDVPWLWSESYFYRQLLGAVGYFGPGPWQGIDPFRPFKLAELDAPETGEELDVLDTLEGRPVEERSRALLHGSLWGNRADLGFRLSDAEAEEREAVPGLLADDSETLWSLLPGTESEPAVNVDAESGTGTRTRTDTATPVRTLCLVADNAGRELIPDLLLAAHLLAHRRCDRVVLHVKPYPYYVSDATTADVVDALRKLTGARGAAADHGRRLWAAMADGSLAVRAHAFSAAPLPYADMPDDLRAEFAAATLTIVKGDLNYRRLVGDSRWAPTTSFADVTAYFPGPVAALRTLKSEVITGLDADTEAALVAAEGQRWRTGGTHALIQLRE from the coding sequence ATGCCCGACATCCCCGCCCCGCCCGTGATCCTCGGCAACGAGCCCGCCTCGTTCCCCCACAGCGTCCTGGCCGAACGGCATCCGGCGATCATCCGGCAGGTGCGGGACGCGTTCCCCTACGGCCCTGAGGTCCACCAGGGTCTCGACGCGCTGCTGGCCAGCTGTACCAAGGGCGTGATCGAACCGCTCCCCGACGACGCGCACGACCGGGACCGGTGGCGGACCTGGGGTCTCGACGCGTACGTCGGCCGCTCCTGGTTCGATGTGCCCTGGCTGTGGTCGGAAAGCTACTTTTACCGTCAACTCCTCGGCGCAGTGGGCTATTTCGGACCGGGTCCCTGGCAGGGCATCGACCCCTTCCGTCCCTTCAAGCTCGCCGAGCTCGACGCGCCCGAGACCGGCGAGGAACTGGACGTGCTCGACACCCTCGAGGGCCGCCCGGTCGAGGAGCGGTCCCGGGCCCTCCTGCACGGCTCCCTCTGGGGCAACCGCGCCGACCTCGGCTTCCGGCTGTCCGACGCCGAGGCCGAGGAGCGGGAGGCCGTACCCGGACTCCTCGCCGACGACAGCGAGACACTGTGGTCCCTGCTGCCGGGAACGGAGTCGGAGCCGGCGGTGAACGTGGACGCGGAGTCGGGTACGGGTACCCGTACCCGTACCGACACCGCTACCCCTGTCCGCACCTTGTGCCTGGTCGCCGACAACGCGGGTCGTGAGCTGATCCCCGATCTCCTCCTGGCGGCGCACTTGCTCGCCCACCGGCGCTGCGACCGCGTGGTGCTGCACGTCAAGCCGTACCCGTACTACGTCTCCGACGCAACGACGGCCGATGTCGTCGACGCGCTGCGGAAGCTGACGGGCGCGCGGGGAGCGGCCGCCGACCACGGACGGCGTCTGTGGGCGGCCATGGCGGACGGCAGTCTGGCGGTCCGCGCCCATGCGTTCTCCGCGGCCCCGCTGCCGTACGCGGACATGCCGGACGACCTGCGGGCCGAGTTCGCGGCGGCCACCCTGACGATCGTGAAGGGCGACCTCAACTACCGCCGTCTGGTGGGCGACAGCCGCTGGGCCCCGACCACCTCTTTCGCCGACGTCACCGCCTATTTCCCCGGCCCGGTCGCGGCCTTGCGCACGCTGAAGTCCGAGGTGATCACAGGCCTGGACGCCGACACCGAGGCCGCCTTGGTCGCCGCCGAGGGGCAACGCTGGCGCACCGGCGGAACGCATGCGCTGATCCAGTTGCGCGAGTGA
- a CDS encoding ScbR family autoregulator-binding transcription factor encodes MARQLRAEQTRTTIITAAADLFDRHGYESTSLSDIVEHAHVTKGALYFHFAAKEDLAHAIMELQSQAARRVAGEIDDRGYCSLEALIRLTFGLTRLSVEGPIARAGLRLATGGVAVRPPLPHPFAELLDLISRRLGGAVKESDIHPDVDVDAVAHSLVCFFVGTRVVGRSREPAGRLPRRMAEMWHVLIRGLVPVPRRPRYLSLAARLEREIMATV; translated from the coding sequence ATGGCGAGGCAGTTACGCGCCGAACAGACCCGCACGACGATCATCACGGCCGCCGCCGACCTGTTCGACCGGCATGGCTACGAGTCGACAAGCCTCAGTGACATCGTTGAGCACGCCCATGTCACCAAGGGCGCCCTCTACTTCCATTTCGCGGCGAAGGAGGACCTGGCCCACGCCATCATGGAGTTGCAGTCCCAGGCCGCACGCCGGGTCGCCGGCGAGATCGACGACCGGGGCTACTGCTCCCTGGAGGCGCTGATACGCCTGACGTTCGGGCTGACGCGGCTGTCGGTCGAGGGTCCGATCGCCCGGGCCGGCCTGCGACTCGCCACCGGGGGAGTGGCGGTACGGCCGCCCCTGCCGCATCCCTTCGCAGAGTTGCTGGACCTGATCTCCCGGCGGCTCGGCGGCGCGGTCAAGGAGTCCGACATCCACCCGGACGTCGACGTCGACGCCGTGGCCCACTCCCTCGTCTGCTTCTTCGTGGGCACCCGAGTGGTCGGCCGCTCCCGCGAACCCGCGGGCCGACTCCCGCGCCGGATGGCCGAGATGTGGCACGTCCTCATCCGAGGCCTGGTACCCGTACCGCGCCGACCCCGCTATCTGAGCCTCGCGGCGCGGCTGGAGCGGGAGATCATGGCGACGGTGTGA
- a CDS encoding S8 family peptidase — protein MRTSPALRRKLISAAALSAALLTAASTASAVAAQETVSQGSAVPAVQTEAAPGTPAERLIVGYKSGAAEAKSNPAAEADAAAKGKETGEDVDFQRRLGTGAALVDLGDDLTKADVADVVARYQADPQVAYVVPDRLNKPKADPNDTEYAKQWDLFESTAGMNVPGAWATSTGTGVTVAVIDTGYVAHSDLAANIVGGYDFIADTAVSVDGDGRDSNPADPGDYYAANECGSGIPASNSSWHGTHVAGTIAAVTNNNKGVAGLAYGAKISPVRVLGKCGGYDSDIIDAITWASGGSVSGVPANSNVAKVINMSLGGDGACTSATQSAITAAVNRGTTVVVAAGNENDNVANHSPGNCNNVISVAATNRTGAKASYSNYGSLVDISAPGGQTSTGTANGILSTLNAGTKTPSSESYAYYQGTSMATPHIAGLVALMKSANSSLTPAQIETAIKNNARALPGSCSGGCGAGLADAARTVQAVSGSGGSTGGTTFSNTTAVAIPDNGSAIESSIAVSGRTGNAPSALQVGVDITHTYRGDLVIDLMAPDGTAYRLKAASSSDSADNVSTTYSVDASGEAANGTWKLRVQDTAAQDTGTLNSWKLTF, from the coding sequence ATGCGCACGTCACCCGCCCTGAGACGGAAACTGATATCCGCCGCCGCGCTCTCCGCGGCCCTGCTCACCGCCGCCTCCACCGCCTCGGCCGTCGCCGCCCAGGAAACCGTTTCCCAGGGTTCCGCCGTTCCCGCCGTCCAGACCGAGGCCGCGCCCGGCACCCCGGCCGAGCGTCTCATCGTCGGCTACAAGTCCGGCGCCGCCGAGGCGAAGTCCAACCCGGCCGCCGAGGCCGACGCCGCCGCCAAGGGCAAGGAGACCGGCGAGGACGTCGACTTCCAGCGCCGGCTCGGCACCGGCGCCGCCCTGGTCGACCTGGGTGACGACCTCACGAAGGCGGACGTCGCCGACGTCGTCGCCCGGTACCAGGCCGACCCCCAGGTCGCCTACGTCGTCCCGGACCGGCTGAACAAGCCGAAGGCCGACCCCAACGACACCGAGTACGCCAAGCAGTGGGACCTCTTCGAGTCCACCGCCGGCATGAACGTGCCGGGTGCCTGGGCCACTTCGACCGGCACCGGCGTCACGGTCGCCGTCATCGACACCGGTTACGTCGCGCATTCCGACCTCGCCGCGAACATCGTCGGCGGTTACGACTTCATCGCCGACACCGCGGTCTCCGTCGACGGCGACGGCCGCGACAGCAACCCGGCCGACCCCGGCGACTACTACGCCGCCAACGAGTGCGGCTCCGGCATCCCGGCCAGCAACTCCTCCTGGCACGGCACCCACGTCGCCGGCACCATCGCCGCCGTCACGAACAACAACAAGGGCGTCGCGGGCCTCGCGTACGGCGCGAAGATCTCGCCGGTCCGGGTCCTCGGCAAGTGCGGCGGTTACGACTCCGACATCATCGACGCCATCACCTGGGCGTCCGGCGGATCCGTCTCCGGTGTTCCCGCCAACTCCAACGTCGCCAAGGTCATCAACATGAGCCTGGGCGGCGACGGGGCGTGCACCTCGGCGACCCAGAGCGCGATCACCGCCGCCGTGAACCGCGGCACGACCGTCGTCGTCGCCGCCGGCAACGAGAACGACAACGTCGCGAACCACTCGCCGGGCAACTGCAACAACGTCATCTCGGTCGCGGCGACCAACCGCACCGGCGCCAAGGCTTCCTACTCCAACTACGGTTCCCTCGTGGACATCTCGGCGCCCGGCGGCCAGACCAGCACCGGCACCGCGAACGGCATCCTGTCCACGCTGAACGCCGGCACCAAGACGCCGTCCAGCGAGTCGTACGCCTACTACCAGGGCACCAGCATGGCCACCCCGCACATCGCGGGCCTGGTCGCACTGATGAAGTCGGCGAACTCCTCGCTGACCCCGGCGCAGATCGAGACGGCCATCAAGAACAACGCCCGTGCCCTGCCCGGTTCCTGCTCCGGCGGCTGTGGCGCGGGCCTGGCGGACGCGGCCAGGACGGTGCAGGCGGTGAGCGGCTCCGGCGGCTCCACGGGGGGCACCACCTTCTCCAACACCACCGCGGTCGCCATCCCGGACAACGGTTCCGCGATCGAGTCCTCCATCGCCGTCAGCGGCCGCACCGGCAACGCGCCGAGCGCCCTGCAGGTCGGCGTCGACATCACCCACACCTACCGAGGCGACCTGGTGATCGACCTGATGGCCCCCGACGGAACCGCCTACCGGCTGAAGGCGGCCAGCTCCTCCGACTCCGCGGACAACGTGAGCACCACCTACTCGGTGGACGCGTCCGGCGAAGCCGCCAACGGCACCTGGAAGCTGCGCGTCCAGGACACGGCCGCGCAGGACACGGGCACCCTCAACAGCTGGAAGCTGACCTTCTGA